Part of the bacterium genome, CCTGGGCGGCGCCGACGGCGTACAGACGGTGGAGCACCTCCTGTCCGCGGCATGGGCGGCGGGGATCGACAATCTGGACGTGGAGCTCGCCGGGGGCGAGGTGCCGGGCATGGACGGAAGCGCCCTCCCCATCTTTGGAGCGCTGCGAGAGGCCGGAGTAGAGCGTCAAGACGCGGTGCGGCCGGTGCTGCGCGTGCGGGCGCCGGTCTGGGTCGGGGAGGGGCCGTCGTGGATCGTGGCGCTGCCCGCCCCCCGATTCGGCGCCGCGTACGTCGTGATGCAGGACGCGCCGCGATTGGGGGATCAAGCCGCGACGTACGATCCGGCGCGGGACGGCTACGAGGAAGTGATCGCGCCGGCGCGAACGTGGGGGTACGAGCGGGACGCGGAGGCCCTCCGCCGCCGGGGCTTGGCGCTCGGGGCGTCGTTGGAGAACACGCTGGTGATCGGGGCAAGCGGCTATCTGAATGCGCCCCGGTTCCCGAACGAAGCGGCCCGGCACAAGATCCTCGACCTCGTCGGAGATCTGGCCCTGCTCGGCCGGGACATTCACGGATACGTCATCGCGGTGCGGGCGGGTCACAGCCTGCACGTCGCCCTCGCCAGGGGGCTCCGCGATCAGGGGGAATGACCATGGGGGACCGCGTGCCGGATCTGATGGAGATCAAGGAGATCATGCGCCACATCCCCCACCGCTATCCATTCATCCTGGTAGACCGGATCCTCGAGTGGGAGCCCGGCCGGCGCATCGTCGGCCTCAAGAACGTCTCCGCAAACGAGCCCTACTTTCTGGGGCACTTCCCCGGCCATCCGGTCATGCCCGGGGTCCTGATCCTCGAGGCGATGGCGCAGGTCGGAGGCGTGCTGGCCTCCCTCCTTCCCGGGGCCGAGCGCAAACTCGCGTACTTCGCCGCGATCGATCGGGTCCGGTTCCGCCGGCCCGTCACCCCGGGCGACCAGTTGATCACGGAGGTGATCGTCACCCGCCTGCGAGACCGCGTGGGGAAGATGCAGGTGACGGCGAGGGTGGATGGGGAGATCGTCGCGGACGGCGTCTTTACCTACTCGATGGTGGATCTCGAAGCGGGGAACCAGGAGGTCGCCGCCGGGCGAATCGTGGATCTCGAAGGGGCCGAGCCATGACGCAGACGAACCGCAGGTCGGCGGTGGAGGACGCGGTGAGCGCGCTCGTGCACCCGAC contains:
- the lpxC gene encoding UDP-3-O-acyl-N-acetylglucosamine deacetylase; translated protein: MDRSRQGTIAAPARLGGIGLHSGRFQEMVLRPAPPGSGIVFRRASGGAVIRAVLDAVTGTDGRVSLGGADGVQTVEHLLSAAWAAGIDNLDVELAGGEVPGMDGSALPIFGALREAGVERQDAVRPVLRVRAPVWVGEGPSWIVALPAPRFGAAYVVMQDAPRLGDQAATYDPARDGYEEVIAPARTWGYERDAEALRRRGLALGASLENTLVIGASGYLNAPRFPNEAARHKILDLVGDLALLGRDIHGYVIAVRAGHSLHVALARGLRDQGE
- the fabZ gene encoding 3-hydroxyacyl-ACP dehydratase FabZ, with product MGDRVPDLMEIKEIMRHIPHRYPFILVDRILEWEPGRRIVGLKNVSANEPYFLGHFPGHPVMPGVLILEAMAQVGGVLASLLPGAERKLAYFAAIDRVRFRRPVTPGDQLITEVIVTRLRDRVGKMQVTARVDGEIVADGVFTYSMVDLEAGNQEVAAGRIVDLEGAEP